A genomic region of Carassius carassius chromosome 13, fCarCar2.1, whole genome shotgun sequence contains the following coding sequences:
- the LOC132156086 gene encoding ras-related and estrogen-regulated growth inhibitor-like protein encodes MTRLNGQRMDANVVVLGTDNVGKSALIVRFLTRRFIGEYGDIEFLYTHNVVVDGRVQTLNIWDAPYSQDLSSESLMCEKRVQWADGFVLVYSICDRSSFNAVSRLIQIIKSTKDFLGFEKMPIIIVGNKRDLHHRRTVLSEEGRLLALSADCQFYEVSAAENYHSVLMVFHGLMDRIRESRVSVKKLAGIKGIVKSMSAVFTRRRTDSL; translated from the exons ATGACTAGACTAAACGGACAGAGAATGGATGCAAACGTCGTGGTACTCGGCACAGACAATGTTGGAAAATCTG CACTTATTGTCCGATTCCTGACACGTAGATTCATCGGGGAATATGGGGATATTG AGTTCCTTTACACTCACAATGTTGTTGTGGATGGACGAGTGCAAACTCTGAATATCTGGGATGCACCATATTCACAG GACCTGTCCTCTGAGTCCTTGATGTGTGAGAAAAGAGTCCAGTGGGCAGATGGCTTTGTGCTGGTCTACAGCATCTGTGACCGGTCCAGTTTCAACGCTGTCTCCAGACTCATTCAAATAATCAAATCCACTAAGGACTTTCTGGGCTTTGAGAAGATGCCTATAATTATTGTGGGAAACAAGAGGGACCTGCACCATCGCCGTACGGTCCTCAGCGAAGAGGGCAGACTGCTTGCGCTGTCTGCAGACTGTCAGTTTTATGAGGTTTCAGCTGCTGAGAACTACCACAGTGTCCTCATGGTTTTCCATGGGCTGATGGATCGAATCAGGGAGTCCAGGGTGTCTGTGAAAAAGTTAGCAGGCATCAAGGGCATTGTGAAGAGCATGTCTGCAGTGTTTACCCGCAGGCGCACAGATTCGCTGTGA